TCTTGTCGCTCTCCTCGCACGAGAACATTGTAGAAGTTGCTGTCCGCGCCGTACGTGAAACCTCTCTGCCAACGGTACAGTGTGTCCTGAAACTGACGAGGATAGATCTTCTTCGGTCTGAACCTCGCATTCAACGGCATTGTAAGTCCTTTCCCGCTCTCCTTCTCGTAGATGACCACCGGGCGCGGGGGAGAAACGCTGACTGCGGCAAACAGATGTGGACGCTCTTCACCCAGGCCCTTGCAAAGGGGACGTCCACCACACAagtcagcatcatcaacacgTCTACCAACTTCATGCTCACTGCGCTGCTGGGGCTGTTTATTTTCGCAGAGGCCTTGCCCCCGCTCTGGTGGGCGGGCGCGTCGCTGCTGGTCGCTGGGAACGTGATTGTCGGCAGGAAGGACGAGGACAGGGGCGAGGACACGCCCGGCGAGGTTGGGCCGGAGGAGCGGAGCGACGAGGCGATTCCGCTTTTGAAAGAGGAcggcgatgaggatgaggacgtGGCTGATTTGGGGGACTTGTCTAGGTAGAACTTGGGTTGTTGGACGGGTACACTAGTTTCGCACAGCCGCATCATCATTGTAGATAGATATAGATAGGTACATAGACAAGATATCAAGGcaaattaataataagagaCGCCCAACGCCGATGTTGTCACTTCTTCTTGTCATCTTCGACTTTCCAGCTCGACGCCTTCGTCGCCTACATCCTCATCCCCGTCTAGAATGGGACCGCGGGCTCGTGCCCGATCCTCGTCACTGCTGAGGCGAATCCTGCCCCTCGACATGGTCGATATGTGACCTGATATCCAATAGCCCGCTTTTTGGAGCGCATCCCACAGCTGCTCCTGGCCTTGGTTGATGCGATGGTCGTCTTTGGGATTCTCGGCAGCCTCCACTTTGAACTGATACTTGAGACAGTCCTTCACTGTGACTAGGCCCGTTAGTTTGCCGTGGTATTCGATGAGAATAACACGCGGGCCAATCTTGCGGAAGAGTTCCATGACGGTCTCGAGGGGAAGCCTGGGGTGGGCCGTGACAGGTGTGGCATCGATGTAGCGACTGAAATCGAGGCATGTGGAAGACGCGAAATCCGTGCTTATTGTGACGCTGGGTGTGACGGGCGTCACGGCGTTCAACGCAGGCGGAGGCGCGAATATACATTTCGCGTTGGGGTCGATTCGCCCTTCGCGGCGGATGCGGTCGACTGCGTAGCGGAGCTCAGTTCGTCCAATATACCCTACTAGGATCCTGGACGACCTGTCCTCCACGATGGGGAAGCCTTGATATTCGTCCTCGGAGAGAAGGGCTTCCAGCTCGGCCAGAGTCATTCCGTTGACAGGTACGGACACCACTGATGTCCTCATGACCTGTGACACTGGGACGCCAAAGTTGTGTTCCTCCTTCTGGTCCAGATACGGGAACCCGTTGAACCATATCATTCGGTCGGCGATGCCACCCTTGCCGAACATGTCGCCAACAGCTTTGGTGACGCCGACCACAATCATGGTTGGTAAAATATACGTCAGCGCGCCCGTCAGCTCAAACATGATAACAACGACCGAAACTGTGATGTGCATGATGCCACTGAGCGCGGCACCAGCTCCCAGAAACGCATATGTTCCGGGGGTAATGCAGGGCTCGTCAGGTTTGCAAGCGGCGAAGAATATGCTCTTGGGGTTTGCTTCGTGAATGGCCTGTACGATGATGCCGACAGTGCGCCCAAAGGACGCTCCAATGGCCATTGACGGCACGAAAATGCCCGCAGGCACTTTGCAGCCATACGaaatgacgacgaggaatATGCGCAAAACAGTAGCAATGGTCAAGGAAGCAATGTTCCGGAACCGCTTATCCGGCTCGCAAAGTCCGTGATAATCCTCGGCGCCTTCACACTCGAGGAACAAGATCTCCATGCTCTCCGTCATGTCGATTTGCAAGAAGGCATTGGGGTAGCAAATAATGGCTGTTCCAGCAGCCAACAAGGTAGCCTCGAGGACCGCATACTTGGCGAGGTACTTTTTGCGAAAGGCCTGAGCTCGCAGATTCCATTTCATGACAAACGCGCCATAGAGACCACCAAAGATGCCTAAAATGATGTAGAAGATGATTTCAAAAAAGTGCCAATCCCGGTCATACTTGACCTGGAACATGACGAGCTGTCCTGTACGGAAGGGGTTCATGGCCGAGAGGACAGCCGTGGCCACCAACGCACAGAAATAGCTTCGCCACATGGTTTTGAGCGGGAAGTGGTTCGACATTTCTTCCAAAGAGAACAAAACGCCTCCGATGGGACTGCCAAATGCGACTGCGACTCCGGCTGCTGCACAGGCACTCAGAATCTCCCGTGTCTTGGACGCATTGCGCCGATATTTAGCAAAACATCGTGAAATGACGTTGCCGGTACAGACGGCATAGTGAACGCTGGGCCCTTCTTTGCCGACAGACAGACCAGACGCAATGGTCAGCGGAAGAGCTACAGATTTGATGACCAGAGTCCAGAGGCCCAGAAATCCCTTCATGACGAAACCCGCAATGATGCATTTGATTTCGGAAATTCCAGACCCGGCGGCATATGGCGCGAAGGATTTGACGAGAATAGCGGCTGCGAATGCAAAGCAAGTCTAGCAAATGTCAGTTGCCATCCGCAACAAAAGACTGGCCAATACGTACCCCAAATATGATATATAAAGAGTAGTTCAACGGCCCAAAGCCCGTCCACCGATGCCAATTGGGACATCCTTAGCGCTCGGGTCAGCAAACAAGGTGTACGGCAAGGCACTCCCACATACTCACCATTATCTTCCCCCCAGCAGCAGAAGTTCTCATTCAGGTAAAAGGCCGTTGTGCAGTACCCCAGCTTGATATCAGACAGCCACTCGGTAGCAATGTTCAGAAACGCGGCATTCAAGCCAATGGCTGCGCCAATAATAGTGACGACGATCCAGCCCTGCGCAGCGTCATAGGAGGCCCAGAGGCGATATCGCCAGCCCTGCTGTCCACGGTCGTACAAGCCCGCTGCTCGCTTCTGTCTCGTTTTTCGCCGTGCCTGTTCGCGCGAGGCATCTTGGACCCAGTCTGGGCACAAAAGGTCAGTCACGACATGCGCTGCAAGCTGCAACAACGGTCTCGGGTACCTATTGTTGTAAAGTCCTGTTGGGCACGGGTCAGCAAAATGGTGTGCTTGGCCGCCTTGCAATGGCGTCGCATACCTCATATCTCTTGATTTCCGCAATCTCCTCCTCAATCTGCCCCTCTGCTGGTGGCGGGATGCTGGCAACGCCTTGTTCAGCTGTCGACACGGCAAAGGAGAGACGAGAGCCGATTGAGGGACGTCGCACGGGGCCAGGGTTCCGGCTGTAGGATGAAGACTGCGCGCTCATGATTCTGGGGCGTAAACCATGGCGGCCACCTACGGCATGGGTGTTTGTTGGCAGCGGGAGGAGGAATCAAGAACTTGAAGGTTTGAGGGTTTGAGGGTTCGAGGGTCGGCGGTGATGTCGTAGATGCCGTCGGTGGTCGGcctcgacatggaccagacgtCTCAGAATCGCTGTTCAGAAGCTCCAGCGCACTGTTGCGGCGTACTCTGGCCCAGAGCCGGCCCTCGCCAAGTGTGGCGCTCCAAGTAACATTTAACTCAGTGCTGCTTTCAAGCCACACCAGGGCCCTCAGAGAGCCTTGCCTCGTCGCGCTGACTTTAAGTGCATGCATTCAAGGGTATCCACGCCGCATCGCGCTTCCACTTTCAAGTCACGTCAAGTACAATTCACCCTCACGAGACCGTATTCAAAAAGTGAAATATTCAGCACGTGTATACAAAATCCTATCCGAAACACCGCAACTCGCTACCAGCCCATCAGCAGTGGGATTGCTTCTGGCCCGTATGCCTTTCACCTTCTATCTTCATCCCATGCTTGGCTAACGTTCCTCGAACAGCCAAATCAAGGCATTTCTCCAAAAGAGTGAAAACTGTATGCCCGCATCTCATCTTTCCCATCATCACGAAATTGTCTTCATTTCCCTCAGCACATGGCACTAATCCGTCCACTGCAGACAGACCATATCGCCTCTCACCGGCAATGCCGTACAACACCAGTGCTATTCCTCCGCGCAAGGAGCCCACGGGACAAACCCAACTCCCATGTAAGTTCTCCGTTCCCCGTCCTCATCCCCAATCGCTCAACTAACATGCCCCAGTATCGCGCGTCAAGAAAATCATCAACCAGGACTCCGACATAGCCATGTGTTCCAACAATGCCGCCTTTGTCATCACTCTCGCAGCGGTACTTCAGTCATGCCCTCCAGCCCGACCCGTCTCGACTAACGCGTCACCCAGGAAATGTTCATTCAGCATCTCGCAGAGGAAGCCAACACGCAGGCAAAACTGGAGCGGAAGCCTCGCCGCAACATCCAATACAAGGACGTCGGTAGGTTTTCACACCAGCACCCAAATGCTACCCCAGGGCTGACACCCCACAGCCAACGCCGTGTCAACCCACGACAGGCTTGAATTCCTGGAAGACGTGGTCCCCAAAACAGCCCCCTATaagaaggtcaaggtcaCCGCGTTGGCAACGCAGGCCCGTCTAAGGGGAGATCTCAAAATCCCCGAGGAGCGGCCAGAGTCCTCCCCGCAAGTCTCCGCCACAACCAACGGGGGAGGAGGGAATCCGATTGTCAACGGCAGTGTCTCGTCGGGGGGTGCTTTTACAGTCCCTCTGAGGAATGACGACAGACAAAGTGGTGACGATCCGAATGAGCAGTTGGAGATGGAAATGAGACAGGCTACAGGGAGAGATGGGGATGTACGCATGACGGGTTAACGGTCCGGGTGTTGGTGAGCAATGGGTTCCTGTGTCATGCCAACGTGCCCAAGAGGATGCTGTTCGCAGATCATGAGTACTATTGAATGGAGGGTATTCGGATTGGGTTGTATTTCTCTGAATAGCAGGTCCAGATGGAACTATTAATCTACGTCAACCTAGTACCGAGTTTCTTCTCCACAATGAACCCGATAATTATGCCATTTTAAGAAACTGAATTGTCGGTATACCTGAAACGCCTAttcctccatggcatcgGCGTGAATGCCAGCCGGCAACCGCCCCTCGTTCAACTCCTTTTCCAAAGCAATGATTTCCTGCAAACTCGTAGCCTTTTTTATCTTTTCCTGtagcctcttcttctcatcgtCTGTGAGTTTTATCCTCGACAGTCTGGACGGTTGCGCTGCGCCATTAGCCGCCACGTCAAACATCGTGGACTTGTTGCCCAGAATCTGTGATCATCTCGTTAGCAGAGTCAACGCCATAGCAAATCAACTACCAGCTCTCACCTCCAACGCCAAGGCCGTGGGCTCTGCTTCAGTCCCAAACAACTCCCGTCCCCGCTCCCTCTCGGCTTCCTTTACTTTGGCGTAGTCCAAAAAGCGGACGGTGGGACATCTCCAGAGGATCCAGTAACGGTAGTGCTAAGCAAAAGGTCAGCATAGTCATCTCCAACACGACCGCAACCGGGGGAAGACGGCTGTGAAACATACCTCCTTCTTCGTCACCGGGTTGTCCGCCAAGACCAAGTGCGTCAGCCTCTCGAACCCCTTGAGCGTATCCAAATCCGCCAATTGTGCAAAATTGTTCGACGCCAGCACCAGATTTGTCAGGTTCGGCACGGCATTCGGTAGACTAGCCTGGATGCTGGCGATGCGATTCCTCGCCAGGAGAAGGGTCGTTATGCGCGGTGACAGGGGGAAGTTGCCTAGGATTTGTATATCATTGTCTGTAAAGTCGATGGAATCATGTGGCTGTTGCTCCTGTTAGTAACTGCTTGGTCTTTGCATCCAGAAGGTGCAAGGCTCGGCCAGTGCACAGCAGAATCAACAGATGAAGAGTACTTACGCCCGCCACACCAAGGTTCTCAATCGCAGGGATCCTATGTCCTGTAGACCAACGACATTCGCATTAACTAGCTCTTCATGATCAagattttcctttttttcacagcaaaaagaaaaaaggacgTAGCATCTGCTCTTTTCATAAACGCACCTCGAAGGTCCAGTTCGCGCTCCTTGAGCGGGTTGAGATAGGACAGGGAATCGTGGATGAGCTCGCTGGTGAGCCGCATCGCGCAAAATTGATTTTGCCTCGTGGGCGTCTCGCTGTTCGGGGGACCACTCGCGATTTTCGGCGCGTTATTGAGGGATGAAGAGCTTCCGTCTTATTAACATAGCCAAGGCTGAGGTTGACGAGGCGGAGGGGAAATTTTGGTTTCTCAGGCTGGCTTGGACGCCCCACATGATGTCTTGCCGCTTTGGGCTCGCCCATCTTCAGCTGCCAAATGGCTCGTGGggcctcctctgccatacaattttcttaggtaagcgagtctccacgagccatttggcagctaaagagatatGCAGGCGAACCCATGGATGGTGGTTCTTGTACAGCAATAATAACAGGGAGTATTATTTCGCTCTATTATCAAGTGAAATTATAAGCAGGATATAAGTATCATgtaagcataaaatctaataatataatattaggttatacTAGGCTAAGGATAATAAGAGATTAAAAAGATAAATCATTTACGTATCGTGACGCGTCAGACATACCAGCATAATTAATACCACGCCGCGGCCTGCTAGCTAAGGCCATCTCacgatagcctcagccacaGTCATCATGGAATTAAACTGACTTTACGCCCGTGACTCGCGCCGAGTCACGCCGAAAACATAAAATGCCAGAAGGGATGCCTGCCTCAAGGCCAAAAATCCCGATTTTAAGGAAATCAAGGAGGTCAACCAGATGATCAGGGACCTGGGGAAGAAGGCTTCCTTGAACGCAGAGCCAAAACGCAGCAGCAAGGAAGCTTCTAAACTGGTCACAGAAGGGGCCAACGAGGCTagcaaggccaaaaaggccaaggctgccaagtAAATCTGTATTGGTGGTTTTACCTCTTCCGGAGGGGGTTCTACAGTAACAACGAGTGACCATCAGCACTAATTGAAGCGTCCTGCCGGATTGTGGCCAGTACCAGATTTATATAGGTTTTGGGTTTTATTATCAACTATCTTTACCATCGATCCCATGAACATCTATTGGAACACAAACACCACGCCCGACCGATCCACACTCACACTCATCGTGTAAGGATACTCCAACAGCATTACATCCAAAATGGCATCCAGATGAGACTGCaaaagctgctgctgctgcataGATATTACCGTCGACCTCGCTGGCCTTTTGCTCGAGCTCTTGCCCCTTGGCCTCTCTCCTGCAGCCGTCGTATTTCCCGAGGCCCCATGTCTATGTGCTTTTTCTATATTCAATGTGACAGCAGTGGCTGGGTGTGTTGCAATAAACGTAGGTTGTTGCTCATCGGATGGGTGGCCGCTGTATATGCAGGAGTTTTCGATGCGAGAGATGTCCCAGAATCGAAGCTTTTTGTCTGATCCACCCGTGAGCAGGAATGCATGGCGGATATCCCGAGAGTCCTCGGCGGCTCCTGTGCCGGCTATCATGGCTCGTACGCCCCGATCAGCACTCGCTGCTTCGCTATTCTCCAGGTTCGTTGCAAACCGGTCCAGCATTCCTTCTGGCTTGTCTTCGTCAACGTCCCAAGCGCTGTAGCCCTTGGGACCATCCTTGGTTCCGCTTGTTCGGTATATCTCCCTGCAGAGCGTTTTTTCTAGATCCCACACAGTTATCTCTCCTTGTGATGTGCCCCCAGAGATGCATACCCATTTGCCACGGCCCTTGGTAGGGTGAATACAAATTCTATATATCGACCCTTTGCCCGGTACACCCCAGCCACGAAGCCTCATCTTGAACCGCAAGTCCCAAAGGTCGACAACACCATGTGACGTACCCAAACAAAGCCAATTGCGTTTTCGATCCACGCAGAAGCAAGTAGGTGCCCCATGGTGGACGGGGTTCTCTAGAACATACAAGACCGACATGGTCCGCAAATCGATTCCGAGAATCCGAGACCGGTTTGTGGCGAGAACCAAGACAGAGTTCGATTCCTGTCTGAAGTGTTCGCACCAGACGGCAAATTCTCCCTCGGGTAGTTGGTATTCTCGTACAACTCGCAGTTTGCCATATCGAATAACGCCACTTGCAGATATTGTGTCAACCTTGACGACATGCATGCTGCCGTCGCTGGCACAGCTGACGAAGCAATGTGAGTTTTCTACAAAACACATTGCTAGCACATGAGCACCATCGGCGTGTTTATGTGTTTGTCTAGATCGGTGTGTAATATTCCTCTCCAATCTTGCTGCATCCCACACTCGAACACAGCCGTCGTTGCCTCCAGTAATGAAGAAGACGTGGTCGGGAGATGCAACAATTCTATTAATTGGACCCTTGTGCTCCCCAAACGTGGCAACTAGATGACCCTCTGGTTTCCAGTAATCATCTCCGGTCTGTATGCCGACAGCCCTTGCCTTGGTTCTCGAAATAGGTTGGACCATGGGCCCAAACTCCAAGACATCTCGGGGAAAGTTGTCGATATACATCTGGTCCAGCATTCGTTGAATGTTGGGATCTGTCCCTTCGTAGGTATGCCTGGCTTGGCTTAAAACTAGTTTGCCACCTTCGTGCTGTCGAGTTGGTGTAGGAGAGGTTGACGCACTCCCCTGAGCAAAAGGTCCCTCTACCTCGCCAAAGGCATTGGCGTCGCTTGTACTAGTTTCTGCAGCAGACTTGTTGCCATCCCTTCTATCCAGAAGGCTCAATGCACTGGACTGGTGGCGCATTGCTCTTCTTGATGCGTACGGCCCATCCCTAATGAAGACATCGTCATCCCTGGAGCCACCTGGTCTGCCGTCAGACGACTCCCGGCGAGAATGTTGTGAACTAGTTCGAGTGCTTCCCTCTGGTGACAGAAAACGCCTCTTTGACGATGGACGAGGGCCCACGCTCTGCACACGGTTCACACGGGTATGCAGCACAGCCTTTCTCCTCTTACTTAGGGTATCATCAATGGTCATCGACGCGTCCAATAGTGCGTCAGCAATAGTATATGGCCCAGCGGGCGTGTCAAGGTCGGGGGTAATGCTCGAATCGCGAAGAGGCGTGTCGTTG
The DNA window shown above is from Metarhizium brunneum chromosome 1, complete sequence and carries:
- the lea-1 gene encoding U2 small nuclear ribonucleoprotein A — encoded protein: MRLTSELIHDSLSYLNPLKERELDLRGHRIPAIENLGVAGPHDSIDFTDNDIQILGNFPLSPRITTLLLARNRIASIQASLPNAVPNLTNLVLASNNFAQLADLDTLKGFERLTHLVLADNPVTKKEHYRYWILWRCPTVRFLDYAKVKEAERERGRELFGTEAEPTALALEILGNKSTMFDVAANGAAQPSRLSRIKLTDDEKKRLQEKIKKATSLQEIIALEKELNEGRLPAGIHADAMEE